In Magnetococcales bacterium, the DNA window TCGCCGGGTGACGGTCTCCATGGTGGTGGCTTCCACCAGAGGCAGGGGACCGGCGTGAAAAAAACTGAAAATGATGGTGGTAAAGATCAAGAAGGGAACGCTGGAACCGGCAAAAAAGAGGCAAAAGGCCACAAAAGTGGCGAAGGAGGTGGCCACGGTGACCCGCTGCCGGGAGCTGCCATCGGCCAAGCGACCCCATACCGGCGGCCCCAGCACCTTGATGCCCAGCGCCAGGGCCATCAGCCAGCCGATGGCTTGGGAGTCCGCCCCCAGGTTGGCCAGATAGAGGGGCCAATAGGGTATCCACACCCCCAAAAAGGCGAAAAAGAGGGCGTAATAACTCCCGAGAACCCCGTAGATCATTCGACGACGCATACCCACCGATTCCCGGGGACACCGCCCCAGGCCAATGAAAACGTTTAAAAAACAACGAACCGGAAGGCGCGCAAAGGGGTCTCAAAAACGACCCAAAACCCATTGGGGCACAATCAGGCGGGAGCGATAACCCATAAAATGGCTTTCAAACAGACCGTCGCCGTTGGTATCAATGAGATAATAGGGCACGCCGCCAAATGGAATGACTTCATATTGAAAAATCGCGCCGTTGGTGATGAACTCCAGCACTTGGTTACCGGCGGCATCCTCATATTTGCGGATGACTGTTTCCGGGCCGGGAACGTCCGGATCGACATCTTCCCGCAACTCGGAAATCAGGGGGCCTTTTTGGGGGACTTCATATCCCCCCTCCTTCACCCCGTCCGCTTCTGTTTCACTGGAAAAGGCGGGCTGGGGAACAATCATCCATGCCAGGGCCAATATCACAACCCCGGCCCAGACCGGCCAGAGCCGATTTGGGGAGATTGCGGATGGGCATGGCTTTCCAAGCGCGCCAGCAAGGGTTATCATCTGCCTCATGTCCGACTCCCGTTTATTCCTGTTTGATGGTTCCGGCTATTTCTACCAGGCGTTCCACGCGGTACGGAACCTCTCCCGCCGTGACGGTTTTCCCACCAACGCCATTTTCGGCTTCCTGAAAATGTTGCGCAAGGTGCTGGACCAACACCAGCCGGAATATCTGGCCATGGTGTTTGATGTCAGAGGTCCAACCTTCCGCCACAAGCTATACGAAAATTATAAAGCCCACCGCAAGCCCATGCCGGAGGAGCTTCGTCAGCAGATCCCCATTATCAAGCAGATGATGGATTGTCTCAACATTCCCCAGTTCGAATTACAGGGCTATGAAGCCGACGACATCCTGGGCACCATGGCCCGCGCCGCCGAAGCCCGGGGCATGGAGGTGATTATCGTCACCGCTGACAAGGATCTCCTACAGCTGGTCACCCCCCAAGTGACCATTCTCGACCCCAAGCAAAATCGCTTTTTAAAGCGGGCCGAAGTGGAAGCCAAGTGGGGCGTTCCCCCGGAGATGGTCCCCCAGGTGATCGCCCTGTGGGGAGATACCTCTGATAATATACCAGGGGTGCCGGGGGTGGGACAAAAAACCGCACCCAGGCTGCTCCATCAGTATGGCGATCTGGATGGACTCCTGGACAATATTCCCCGCATCAGCCAGCCCAAACTGCGCAAAAATCTGGAAACCCATATCGAACAGGTGCGCCTCTCCCTTTCTCTGGGCACCATCAACTGCCAGGTGCCCATTGA includes these proteins:
- a CDS encoding DUF2782 domain-containing protein, with protein sequence MIVPQPAFSSETEADGVKEGGYEVPQKGPLISELREDVDPDVPGPETVIRKYEDAAGNQVLEFITNGAIFQYEVIPFGGVPYYLIDTNGDGLFESHFMGYRSRLIVPQWVLGRF